The Idiomarina loihiensis L2TR genomic sequence AGGTGGGCGATAAATTTAGCCTTTATCTACCCAGCCAACAACCTGAAACCCAGGTGGACTTGGTACTTGCCAATGTCCTCGCCGGCCCTTTACGAGAGCTAGCCGATACCATACTCGGCTTCGTTTCCCCCGGCGGACAACTGGTTTTATCCGGTATACTGGAACGGCAAATAGAAGGGGTTATTGAGGCTTACCAACCGCACATAAAATTCGATACCCCGACTATAGACGGCGACTGGGCAATGCTCAGCGGTACCCGCGTTGGTTAACAAGCGTACGCTTTGTCAATAGTAAAAAATGAAAAAAAGACTCAAATTGCGTAATAAATAGCCTTTTCTTTATTGCGCAAATTCCCTAAAATTCCTCACCCTTTCGCTGAGTAGTTTTTAACCGATGCGGATTGGTCCATATCAACTCGACAATCAGGTCATATTAGCTCCCATGGCTGGAGTTACTGATCAGCCGTTCCGTCAGCTGTGTTACAGCACGGGGGCCGGGCTTACAGTATCAGAGATGCTGTCCAGTAACCCTAAGGTATGGCAGACCGATAAATCCAGGCAACGCATGGATCATTCGGGAGAGCTGGGCATTCGTGCTGTGCAGATAGCGGGCTCGGAACCGGCATTAATGGCCGAAGCAGCGCGCGTGAATGTGAGTATGGGTGCGCAGATTATTGACATAAATATGGGCTGCCCGGCGAAAAAGGTAAATAAGAAGATGGCTGGCTCGGCGCTCATGCAGCATCCCGGGTTAGTAGAAGAGATATTAACAGCTGTGGTTGCAGCTGTTGAGGTTCCGGTAACACTGAAAACCAGAACCGGTTGGGATCCTGAACACAGAAACGGTATTGATATAGCGCAGCTGGCAGAACGTTGCGGTATTCAGTCTCTTGCCATTCATGGTCGTACTCGTGCCTGCATGTACAAAGGCATTGCCGAATACGACACCATTAAGGCAATTAAGAAGGCTGTTTCTATCCCAGTAGTGGCTAACGGCGATATCCGTACACCACTGCAGGCTCAACAGGTTTTAGAGTACACCGGAGCCGACGCCATTATGATTGGTCGCGGCGCGCAGGGTAACCCCTGGCTGTTTAGAGAAATTGCTCATTTTCTTGAAACAGGACAGGAGCTAAGCCCGCCGTCCTTAACCGAAGTGGCTGAGACCGTTATTCATCACGTTGGCAAACTGCACGAATTTTACGGCAGTTACCAGGGTGTCAGAATCGCCCGAAAACACGTTGGTTGGTATTTAAAAGAACAAGCCAGCAATGATGAATTCAGGCAAACATTTAATCGTCTTGAGGATGCCAGCGAGCAACTTAAGGCACTTGAAGATTATTTTGTCACTGTAGAGAAGAGATAAGCGCATTATGTTTGATCAAAACCCTAGTCGTGAGAACGTATCTCCCCTAACCACTATCGGCAATAACGCACAGCCAAAGCCATTGCGTGATTCCGTAAAACAAGCATTGAACAGTTTTCTGCGTCAGCTTGATGGTCAGGATCCTGAAGAACTTTACGAGTTGGTGCTATCTGAAGTAGAAGCACCGTTACTGGAAGAAGTCATGACTTACACCCGGGGTAATCAAACCCGCGCCGCAACCATGTTAGGCATTAACCGCGGCACCTTACGCAAGAAGCTGAAAAAATACGGCATGAATTAAGAAGTTTTTTGGGCGCCTTTTGGCGCCCTTTTTTTATTAACCTCCCCGTAAGTTAACTCAGTATAGAAAGGCAAAACAATGGAAACCCGTCCAATCCAA encodes the following:
- the fis gene encoding DNA-binding transcriptional regulator Fis; the protein is MFDQNPSRENVSPLTTIGNNAQPKPLRDSVKQALNSFLRQLDGQDPEELYELVLSEVEAPLLEEVMTYTRGNQTRAATMLGINRGTLRKKLKKYGMN
- the dusB gene encoding tRNA dihydrouridine synthase DusB, giving the protein MRIGPYQLDNQVILAPMAGVTDQPFRQLCYSTGAGLTVSEMLSSNPKVWQTDKSRQRMDHSGELGIRAVQIAGSEPALMAEAARVNVSMGAQIIDINMGCPAKKVNKKMAGSALMQHPGLVEEILTAVVAAVEVPVTLKTRTGWDPEHRNGIDIAQLAERCGIQSLAIHGRTRACMYKGIAEYDTIKAIKKAVSIPVVANGDIRTPLQAQQVLEYTGADAIMIGRGAQGNPWLFREIAHFLETGQELSPPSLTEVAETVIHHVGKLHEFYGSYQGVRIARKHVGWYLKEQASNDEFRQTFNRLEDASEQLKALEDYFVTVEKR